Proteins from one Muntiacus reevesi chromosome X, mMunRee1.1, whole genome shotgun sequence genomic window:
- the LOC136154191 gene encoding melanoma-associated antigen 10-like, translating into MSELSKPEEGFPDPGEAQCPVNVQLLEAEAGVAASTSTSSLTVSSVATGEPLPQEALKEMKANLIKFLLFKYRAKELTSQAEILKKVLRDNQEHFPVVFSQASQCLELVCGVEVKEVDPREHIYIMVPNLGLTCDVMLSGGQSMPKAGLLVLILSLIMRNRDRAPEEKVWGALSRLGVCVGSVHCVFGDPRTLLIHVWVQQGYLEYRQVPYSYPARYEFLWGPRAYVETSKQEVMAFLLRVKERASRAFPPLSAEAVREEDEAA; encoded by the coding sequence atgagtgagctgagcaagCCCGAGGAAGGCTTTCCGGACCCTGGCGAGGCCCAGTGCCCAGTGAATGTGCAGCTCTTGGAGGCTGAGGCAGGGGTGGCTGCATCCACCTCAACCTCCTCCCTCACAGTGTCCTCCGTAGCCACTGGGGAGCCCTTGCCCCAGGAGGCTCTGAAGGAGATGAAAGCTAACCTAATAAAGTTCCTGCTCTTCAAGTATCGAGCCAAGGAGCTGACCTCCCAGGCGGAAATACTGAagaaggtcctcagggataaccaggagcactTCCCGGTGGTCTTCAGCCAAGCCTCACAGTGCCTGGAGCTGGTCTGTGGTGTGGAGGTGAAGGAGGTGGACCCCAGGGAGCACATCTACATCATGGTCCCCAACCTGGGCCTCACCTGTGATGTGATGCTGAGCGGTGGGCAGAGCATGCCCAAGGCCGGCCTCCTGGTGCTGATCCTCAGCCTGATCATGAGGAATAGGGACCGTGCCCCTGAGGAGAAggtctggggagcactcagcagATTGGGTGTGTGTGTCGGGAGTGTGCACTGTGTCTTTGGGGATCCCAGGACACTTCTGATACACGTGTGGGTGCAGCAGGGGTACCTGGAGTACCGGCAGGTGCCTTACAGCTACCCTgctcgctatgagttcctgtggggtccccgggcctatgtggagaccagcaagcAGGAAGTCATGGCATTTCTGCTCAGGGTCAAAGAAAGGGCTTCgagggccttcccacccctgtctgcagaggctgtaAGGGAGGAGGATGAGGCTgcctga